The Kitasatospora sp. NBC_00374 genome has a segment encoding these proteins:
- a CDS encoding FUSC family protein — protein sequence MGEAEHGDVPNGGKPDAAAVPAKQSGAHRWLHILGAVVVAIGLPVAVAGIVAGQLGAQAVFLGLLLGVVGAKLGGTRRMLYLAPAAGVAVGLGALTAYDWWWVALLAVTGAVVGAGIGFGWLPPLLTLAFAATFAAPTQSGTDALISGIMAALGVGYGIVIAHRFGAAPVVEGDRLPVKVAAVVALVFGAALGAAAALGVALGWTEPYWVPEPIIILALYIVTGKRDRIRGKAIGTAAGAGAALPVAILAPSVWVTSAIATVAFIAALTQANRYWLMYGLYTFAIVLALASPGQVAVEAEHRGFEILAGIAILVIGLAVVHVIGDRLLRHSPQPELATSNHSS from the coding sequence GTGGGCGAGGCTGAGCACGGGGACGTTCCGAACGGCGGGAAGCCGGACGCGGCAGCGGTTCCGGCCAAGCAGTCGGGCGCCCATCGGTGGCTGCACATTCTCGGCGCTGTCGTGGTGGCGATCGGGCTGCCGGTCGCGGTGGCTGGGATCGTCGCCGGGCAGCTGGGTGCCCAGGCCGTGTTCCTCGGCCTGCTCCTGGGCGTCGTCGGGGCGAAGCTCGGCGGAACCCGCCGCATGCTGTACCTCGCCCCCGCGGCGGGGGTTGCGGTCGGCCTGGGCGCCCTCACCGCCTACGACTGGTGGTGGGTGGCGCTCCTCGCGGTGACCGGCGCCGTCGTGGGGGCCGGGATCGGCTTCGGCTGGCTCCCGCCGCTGCTGACGCTCGCCTTCGCCGCCACGTTCGCGGCACCGACGCAGTCCGGCACCGACGCGCTGATCTCCGGGATCATGGCGGCCCTCGGTGTGGGCTACGGCATCGTGATCGCCCACCGCTTCGGCGCCGCCCCTGTCGTCGAAGGCGACCGCCTGCCCGTCAAGGTGGCCGCCGTGGTGGCGCTCGTGTTCGGCGCCGCCCTCGGTGCCGCGGCCGCACTCGGGGTGGCGCTCGGGTGGACCGAGCCCTACTGGGTGCCGGAGCCGATCATCATCCTCGCGCTGTACATCGTCACAGGAAAACGCGACCGGATCCGGGGCAAGGCCATCGGCACCGCCGCCGGCGCCGGCGCCGCCCTGCCCGTGGCGATCCTCGCCCCGTCCGTCTGGGTCACCTCGGCCATCGCCACCGTCGCGTTCATCGCCGCTCTCACCCAGGCCAACAGGTATTGGCTCATGTACGGCCTCTACACCTTCGCCATCGTCCTCGCCCTCGCCTCCCCCGGCCAGGTCGCCGTCGAAGCCGAACACCGCGGCTTCGAAATCCTCGCGGGCATCGCCATCCTCGTCATCGGCCTCGCCGTCGTCCACGTCATCGGCGACCGCCTCCTGCGGCACAGCCCACAACCCGAACTCGCCACCAGCAATCACAGCAGCTAA
- a CDS encoding IS5 family transposase yields MTGRGDLTDSEWERLAPLLPVSNGRCGRWRDHRQVINGVLHRVRTGVQWRDLPERFGPWKTVYKRHVQWSADGTWERLLQQVQAVADAEGAIDWDISVDSTVMRAHQHAAGARTAPPPMSLKGGSGGGTPDRSGLEGPGRPPGGGGAAGEGLGRSRGGFTTKVHLSADGRCRPLSLLVTSGQRADCTQFEPVMEKIRVPRTGSGRPRRRPDSVSADKAYSNRRTRAYLRKRGIRHVIPEKADQAANRVKRGSHGGRPPGFDKERYKKRNVVERAINKLKGFRGVATRYDKRGHVFLGTVTFAAIIIWIRS; encoded by the coding sequence ATGACTGGCCGCGGGGATCTGACCGACAGTGAGTGGGAGCGGCTGGCGCCGCTCCTGCCGGTGAGCAACGGACGCTGTGGCAGATGGCGGGACCACCGGCAGGTGATCAACGGGGTCCTGCATCGGGTGCGGACCGGCGTGCAGTGGCGTGATCTGCCTGAGCGGTTCGGTCCGTGGAAGACCGTGTACAAGAGGCATGTGCAGTGGTCGGCCGACGGGACCTGGGAGCGGCTTCTCCAGCAGGTTCAGGCCGTCGCGGACGCCGAGGGCGCCATCGACTGGGACATCTCGGTCGATTCCACGGTGATGCGCGCTCATCAGCACGCCGCCGGGGCTCGCACAGCGCCTCCGCCCATGTCCTTAAAGGGGGGCAGCGGTGGTGGAACACCAGATCGATCCGGTTTGGAAGGGCCTGGCCGGCCACCTGGCGGAGGTGGTGCGGCAGGTGAGGGCCTGGGCCGCTCGCGGGGCGGGTTCACCACCAAGGTCCACCTGAGTGCCGATGGCCGGTGTCGGCCGCTGTCCCTGCTGGTCACGTCCGGGCAGCGGGCGGACTGCACGCAGTTCGAGCCGGTCATGGAGAAGATCCGCGTTCCGAGGACCGGCTCCGGGCGGCCCCGCAGGCGACCGGACAGCGTCAGTGCCGATAAGGCGTACAGCAACCGCCGGACCCGGGCCTACCTGCGCAAGCGGGGTATCCGGCACGTGATCCCGGAGAAGGCCGACCAGGCGGCGAACCGCGTCAAGCGCGGCTCGCACGGCGGTCGGCCTCCCGGCTTCGACAAGGAGCGGTACAAGAAGCGCAACGTCGTGGAGCGAGCGATCAACAAGCTCAAGGGCTTTCGAGGTGTGGCAACGCGATACGACAAGCGCGGCCATGTCTTCCTCGGCACCGTCACGTTCGCAGCCATCATCATCTGGATCCGCTCATGA
- a CDS encoding MarR family winged helix-turn-helix transcriptional regulator, whose product MSLTSAATLATLDRTGPRRITDLAAVEGVTQPAMTALVRVMEESGLVERRGDASDKRVTLVCLTEAGASYVRTRRQAGVHAFERLIGELTGDEVEALVAALPALKHLAELESQDREGPKQ is encoded by the coding sequence ATGAGCCTGACGTCCGCCGCCACCCTGGCCACCCTGGACCGGACCGGCCCGCGGCGCATCACCGATCTGGCCGCGGTCGAGGGCGTCACCCAGCCCGCGATGACCGCCCTGGTCCGGGTGATGGAGGAGTCCGGCCTGGTCGAGCGGCGGGGCGACGCGTCCGACAAGCGGGTCACGCTGGTGTGCCTGACCGAGGCCGGCGCCTCCTATGTCCGGACGCGGCGCCAGGCGGGCGTCCACGCGTTCGAGCGGTTGATCGGCGAGCTCACCGGCGACGAGGTCGAGGCGCTGGTGGCGGCCCTTCCGGCGCTGAAGCATCTGGCAGAGCTCGAAAGCCAGGACCGCGAAGGGCCGAAGCAGTGA
- a CDS encoding MFS transporter produces MTGQPVGGVAVKAFPVARSEARLLVPALMFIALVVAAVASLGTPLITSVATSFHVSLGSAQWTLTVALLSGAVATPVLGRLGAGPHRRATILATLAVVVAGSALTVLPLPFAWLLAGRAAQGVGLGLTALMMGVARDHLPEERSAAVIALISVVSIIGAGVGYPLAALLAELGGVRAAYGLGLVVTAAALLTAWRSMPEAPEGRSAHVDVAGAVFLAAALLLVLFLAGERNLWSRHLAVAAGLAVVAVVLLCVWAVIELRSTTPLVDVRAVRHPAVAGANLATFVGGIGMYLLLTLITRYAQTPHGAGYGFGLTTFVAGLVLIPFSVLGFVAGKLTPRVRTRIVDPLLLAGSAVVVGGGFALFAAARSDLAELFAAMGVLGFGVGGFSAAMPGVILAVTPKSETSSAMSFNYVVRSVGYSLGSAIGGLILAAGTGPGHLFPDDSAYTTAALVGIGAMAITTLTSLALARRRSSETNP; encoded by the coding sequence GTGACCGGGCAGCCGGTCGGCGGGGTCGCGGTGAAGGCGTTCCCGGTGGCGCGTTCCGAGGCGCGGCTGCTGGTCCCCGCCCTGATGTTCATCGCTCTGGTCGTGGCGGCGGTCGCCAGCCTCGGAACGCCGCTCATCACCAGCGTGGCGACCTCGTTCCACGTCTCGCTCGGCAGCGCGCAGTGGACGCTGACCGTCGCGCTGCTCAGCGGCGCCGTCGCCACACCGGTCCTGGGCCGGCTCGGAGCCGGCCCGCACCGGCGGGCCACGATCCTCGCCACGCTGGCGGTCGTCGTCGCCGGCAGCGCGCTCACCGTGCTGCCGCTGCCGTTCGCGTGGCTGCTGGCCGGCAGGGCGGCGCAGGGCGTTGGGCTCGGGCTGACGGCGCTGATGATGGGCGTGGCCCGGGACCACCTCCCCGAGGAGCGCAGCGCGGCCGTGATCGCCCTGATCTCGGTGGTCTCGATCATCGGGGCCGGCGTCGGCTACCCGCTGGCCGCACTGCTCGCCGAGCTCGGCGGGGTACGGGCCGCCTACGGCCTCGGCCTGGTCGTCACCGCCGCCGCCCTCCTGACCGCGTGGCGCTCCATGCCCGAAGCCCCCGAAGGCCGCTCCGCCCACGTGGACGTGGCAGGCGCGGTCTTCCTGGCCGCTGCGCTGCTCCTGGTGCTGTTCCTCGCCGGCGAACGGAATCTGTGGAGCCGGCACCTCGCCGTGGCGGCGGGCCTCGCCGTCGTCGCGGTGGTGCTGCTCTGCGTCTGGGCCGTCATCGAGCTGCGCAGCACGACGCCCCTGGTCGATGTGCGGGCGGTGCGGCACCCGGCGGTCGCCGGGGCGAACCTCGCCACGTTCGTCGGCGGGATCGGCATGTACCTCCTGCTCACGCTCATCACCCGGTACGCGCAGACGCCGCACGGCGCCGGCTACGGCTTCGGGCTGACGACCTTCGTCGCCGGGCTGGTCCTCATCCCGTTCTCGGTGCTGGGGTTCGTCGCCGGCAAGCTCACGCCGCGGGTCCGGACGCGGATCGTCGACCCCCTGCTCCTGGCCGGCAGCGCCGTCGTGGTCGGCGGCGGGTTCGCCCTGTTCGCGGCGGCCCGGTCGGACCTGGCCGAACTGTTCGCGGCGATGGGCGTGCTCGGCTTCGGCGTCGGCGGCTTCTCGGCCGCGATGCCCGGCGTCATCCTGGCCGTCACCCCCAAGAGCGAGACGTCGAGCGCCATGAGCTTCAACTACGTCGTCCGCAGCGTCGGGTACTCCCTGGGCAGCGCCATCGGCGGCCTGATCCTCGCCGCGGGCACCGGCCCCGGCCACCTCTTCCCCGACGACAGCGCCTACACCACCGCGGCGCTGGTCGGCATCGGCGCCATGGCGATCACGACGCTGACAAGCCTCGCTCTCGCCCGCCGACGCTCGTCCGAGACCAACCCGTAA
- a CDS encoding DUF1330 domain-containing protein, with protein MPKGYWVSVYRTISDPEKLAAYNKLAAPAVKAGGGRTFVRGGRVVAHDAGIAERTVLIEFDSFEQAVAARESAAYQEALVALSDGVERDFRIVEGID; from the coding sequence ATGCCCAAGGGCTACTGGGTCAGCGTCTACCGCACCATTTCAGACCCTGAGAAGCTGGCTGCTTACAACAAGCTGGCCGCTCCGGCCGTCAAGGCCGGGGGCGGTCGGACCTTCGTCCGTGGCGGTCGGGTCGTGGCGCATGACGCCGGAATCGCCGAGCGTACCGTCCTGATCGAGTTCGACAGCTTCGAGCAGGCCGTCGCGGCACGCGAGAGTGCGGCCTACCAGGAGGCGCTGGTCGCCCTCTCCGACGGCGTCGAGCGCGACTTCCGCATCGTCGAAGGCATCGACTGA
- a CDS encoding trans-acting enoyl reductase family protein has translation MGSGQLVTVFGAYGHTGRFVVAELAARGFVPVLSGRNAQTLEEMAHEHGLEARAASAEDPASLDRALAGTAAVINCAGPFASTTGPVIEAALRARIPYLDVAAELEANLDTFAHYGERARDAGAVIVPAMAFFGGLGDLLATAAMGDWTEADEAHIAYALSNWHPTAGTRLSGAVSRERRGDHRLRYRGGQWERRTDAAPTLEWTFPEPMGPRLVIGEFTMADVVTVPQHLSIPDVTTYMSAEAARDVAAPQTPAPTAADESGRSNQTFLVDVVVRSGGTERRATAGGQDIYAVTAPLVAEATDRVLTGRTRTVGVVSAGEIFDASDFLHALAPHITVELHPQKQNT, from the coding sequence ATGGGGTCAGGTCAGCTGGTGACGGTGTTCGGCGCCTACGGTCACACCGGGCGGTTCGTGGTCGCGGAGCTGGCCGCGCGCGGGTTCGTCCCGGTGCTGTCCGGGCGCAACGCACAGACCTTGGAGGAGATGGCCCACGAACACGGACTGGAGGCCCGGGCGGCGTCGGCCGAGGACCCGGCTTCGCTGGACCGGGCCCTGGCGGGCACGGCGGCGGTCATCAACTGCGCCGGCCCCTTCGCATCAACCACCGGCCCCGTCATCGAGGCCGCGCTCCGCGCGAGGATCCCCTACCTGGACGTGGCCGCCGAGCTCGAGGCCAACCTCGACACATTCGCCCACTACGGCGAGCGGGCCCGGGACGCGGGAGCGGTGATCGTCCCGGCCATGGCCTTCTTCGGCGGCCTCGGCGACCTGCTGGCCACCGCGGCGATGGGCGACTGGACCGAGGCCGACGAGGCACACATCGCCTACGCGCTCAGCAACTGGCACCCCACGGCCGGCACCCGGCTCTCCGGCGCGGTCTCCCGCGAGCGACGCGGCGACCACCGCCTGCGCTACCGCGGCGGACAGTGGGAGCGCCGCACCGACGCCGCGCCCACCCTGGAGTGGACCTTCCCGGAACCGATGGGACCCCGGCTGGTGATCGGGGAGTTCACGATGGCGGACGTCGTGACCGTCCCCCAGCATCTCTCCATCCCCGATGTGACCACCTACATGAGCGCCGAGGCGGCCCGAGACGTCGCTGCCCCTCAAACACCCGCCCCGACCGCCGCCGACGAGAGCGGGCGCTCGAACCAGACCTTCCTCGTCGACGTCGTCGTCCGCTCCGGCGGAACCGAGCGCCGGGCCACGGCCGGCGGCCAGGACATCTACGCCGTCACCGCGCCCCTCGTCGCCGAGGCCACCGACCGCGTCCTGACCGGCCGCACCAGGACCGTCGGCGTCGTCTCCGCCGGGGAGATCTTCGACGCCTCCGACTTCCTGCACGCGCTCGCCCCGCACATCACAGTCGAGTTGCACCCGCAGAAGCAGAACACCTGA
- a CDS encoding helix-turn-helix domain-containing protein: MAAVALAVTDGMLHYELSVAVEVFGADLTHIVDPWYDFALCGSGPVHVGRFRLDPDHGLDHLVHADTVIVPGWADTDRDPPAELVEAVRAAHAAGARVASLCTGAFILGAAGLLDGRRATTHWAHTRELARRHPAATVDPDVLYVDNGDVLTSAGKAAAMDLCLHLVRLDHGSANANKIARRLVVPPHRDGGQAQFIATPLPAPGNHPLGELFPWALERLDQPLTVEDLARQARMSSRHLGRHFKHLTGTTPLQWLHTQRIRHAQELLETTDATVDTIAAAAGMGTATTLRRHFHRSVGVPPDTYRRTFRP, encoded by the coding sequence ATGGCTGCTGTTGCACTGGCCGTCACCGACGGCATGCTCCACTACGAACTGTCCGTGGCCGTCGAGGTCTTCGGAGCCGACCTGACCCACATCGTGGATCCCTGGTACGACTTCGCCCTCTGCGGGAGCGGGCCGGTGCACGTCGGCCGCTTCCGCCTGGACCCCGACCACGGGCTCGACCACCTCGTACACGCAGACACGGTGATCGTTCCCGGCTGGGCCGACACCGACCGCGACCCGCCCGCCGAACTGGTCGAGGCGGTGCGTGCCGCACACGCGGCCGGTGCCCGCGTGGCCTCCCTGTGCACGGGCGCCTTCATCCTGGGCGCGGCAGGACTGCTCGACGGGAGGCGCGCCACCACACACTGGGCCCACACGCGGGAACTGGCCCGGCGCCACCCGGCGGCCACCGTCGATCCGGACGTCCTCTACGTCGACAACGGCGACGTCCTCACCTCCGCGGGCAAAGCCGCCGCCATGGACCTGTGCCTGCACCTGGTCCGCCTCGACCACGGCTCGGCCAACGCCAACAAGATCGCCCGACGCCTGGTCGTCCCACCCCATCGCGACGGCGGCCAGGCCCAGTTCATCGCCACCCCCCTCCCCGCCCCGGGTAACCATCCCTTGGGCGAGCTCTTCCCCTGGGCGCTGGAGCGGCTGGACCAGCCGCTCACCGTCGAGGACCTGGCCCGCCAGGCCCGCATGAGCTCACGTCACCTCGGCCGCCACTTCAAGCACCTCACCGGCACCACGCCACTTCAATGGCTCCACACCCAGCGCATTCGCCACGCCCAGGAACTGCTGGAGACCACCGACGCCACCGTGGACACCATCGCCGCAGCCGCCGGCATGGGCACCGCCACCACCCTGCGCCGCCACTTCCACCGCAGCGTCGGCGTCCCACCCGACACATACCGCCGCACCTTCCGTCCCTAG
- a CDS encoding helix-turn-helix domain-containing protein, protein MGRRENPVAASEPALRRLACWLREQRDRAKLTYRQLADRTNFHPTTLQRAAGGRSLPSWEVTEAIARECGADLRTARRKWTQANYWAHVPRTSGGQCRRAPRRLNPEHVDSFADLRRAMHEMRRKAD, encoded by the coding sequence ATGGGACGCAGAGAGAACCCGGTCGCGGCGAGCGAACCGGCACTGCGCCGCCTGGCCTGCTGGCTGCGCGAGCAACGTGACCGGGCCAAGCTGACCTACCGTCAGCTCGCCGACCGGACGAACTTCCACCCCACCACCCTGCAGCGGGCCGCCGGCGGCCGGTCCCTGCCGAGCTGGGAGGTCACCGAGGCCATCGCCCGCGAGTGCGGCGCGGACCTCAGAACGGCCCGCAGGAAATGGACCCAGGCCAACTACTGGGCCCACGTCCCGCGCACGTCCGGCGGACAGTGCCGCCGCGCACCACGGCGCCTCAACCCGGAACACGTCGACTCCTTCGCCGACCTGCGCCGGGCCATGCACGAGATGCGCCGCAAAGCGGACTGA